A single region of the Lotus japonicus ecotype B-129 chromosome 4, LjGifu_v1.2 genome encodes:
- the LOC130713019 gene encoding protein FAR1-RELATED SEQUENCE 5-like produces the protein MDSCNEDHGVPNGGEHDMTSHDLENISEDSIDVEGHDEVVVINGMDDMLKYDMKSLSNVAALKFPFPNREVAYEFYNLYAMVKGFAVRKNKILRNKKGDVVQLSFVCFREGFRKVVARESRKRKKQDERRCGCPANFRVHVDIGTTRWYVTKFDDEHNHELLSERHVGRLTLHRRLSDGDVVQLNGMRNAGIDVTGVYNLIASQSGGFDRVPFTKRNLHNQIGKQRRVLKCDVQMTIKYHKGMQKKDPLMFWRHHANENGKLEHLFWSNGISQNNYDVFGDVVAFDATYRKNKYKYPFVMFSGLNTHNQTTVFGSAIIANESKETYIWLVERLVEALKGKCHTSFITDGHLSMQYAISIVFPRAHHRLCAWHLLPNATRDIKVPGFTQEFQKCMLIDYEVGEFKHKWDALVSKFDVEDKEWVLEMYENRKMWAVAHIRGCFFAGFRTTSRCESLHLEIKKFIHSRYNLTEFLQHFHRCLDFMRFREVEPDLASVVGKQPMETPFKQFEKSAASLYTPTIFEKFRSVIVKAFLVYVSGRKLTSSLQIVTVSKFRRPGKEWHVSFYPPTPILKCSCQRMESIGLPCEHIVAAGVTDNWGYVEMARTATLLDGCREMCKLAGASLNDFTTTRELVLAHTERLKAKNNGNEGQDEEDVLNHDSVLLRNPEPAHELVFCNCNYYAASQGNLIVMHVYYYNGIVFDDYFVNIKVVTLAGFHISAKIFATQIHSRQKLEVVGLGVHKPTGAQLTMNMDIGSWSIAKVNCLQRSYCYCP, from the exons ATGGATAGTTGCAATGAAGATCATGGAGTTCCAAATGGAGGCGAACATGATATGACATCGCAT GATTTAGAGAATATTTCTGAAGACTCTATTGATGTGGAAGGCCATGATGAAGTAGTTGTGATAAATGGGATGGATGATATGTTGAAGTATGATATGAAGAGTTTGAGCAATGTAGCAGCACTGAAGTTTCCATTCCCTAATCGTGAGGTTGCTTATGAGTTTTATAACCTATATGCTATGGTGAAAGGGTTTGCAGTGAGGAAGAATAAAATTTTAAGGAACAAAAAGGGGGATGTTGTGCAACTATCATTTGTTTGTTTTAGAGAAGGATTCCGCAAAGTGGTAGCAAGAGAAAGCCGAAAGAGAAAGAAGCAGGATGAGCGACGATGTGGCTGTCCTGCAAACTTCAGGGTGCATGTTGACATTGGAACTACTCGTTGGTATGTTACAAAATTTGACGATGAACACAATCACGAGTTGTTAAGTGAAAGGCATGTTGGAAGGTTGACCCTCCATAGAAGGTTAAGTGACGGTGATGTGGTGCAACTCAATGGCATGAGGAATGCTGGCATAGATGTAACTGGAGTTTATAACTTGATTGCGAGTCAGTCTGGGGGATTTGATAGAGTGCCATTTACGAAAAGGAATTTACACAATCAGATCGGCAAACAAAGGAGGGTGTTGAAGTGTGATGTCCAAATGACTATTAAGTATCATAAGGGAATGCAGAAAAAAGATCCTCTAATGTTTTGGCGACATCATGCAAACGAGAATGGGAAACTAGAACATCTGTTTTGGTCTAATGGCATAAGCCAAAATAACTATGATGTATTTGGTGATGTTGTCGCGTTTGATGCTACCTACCGCAAGAACAAATATAAGTACCCATTTGTGATGTTTTCTGGTCTAAATACCCACAACCAGACAACAGTCTTTGGAAGTGCAATTATTGCAAATGAATCTAAAGAGACATATATCTGGCTGGTTGAGAGGTTGGTTGAAGCACTAAAAGGTAAATGTCATACATCTTTTATTACTGATGGACATTTGTCCATGCAATATGCTATTAGCATTGTATTTCCAAGGGCCCATCATAGATTATGTGCTTGGCACTTGCTGCCGAATGCCACAAGAGACATTAAGGTTCCAGGATTCACTCAGGAGTTCCAAAAAtgcatgttgattgattatgaagtGGGTGAATTCAAACATAAGTGGGATGCTCTGGTGTCTAAATTTGATGTGGAAGACAAGGAATGGGTGTTGGAAATGTATGAAAATCGAAAGATGTGGGCAGTAGCTCATATTCGGGGTTGTTTTTTTGCTGGTTTTCGAACCACTTCACGATGTGAGAGTTTGCATTTAGAAATCAAAAAATTTATACATTCAAGATATAATTTGACTGAATTTTTACAACACTTCCACCGATGTTTGGATTTTATGCGGTTTAGGGAGGTGGAGCCAGACTTGGCATCTGTGGTTGGGAAGCAACCCATGGAAACCCCCTTCAAGCAATTTGAGAAGTCCGCTGCTTCGCTGTACACACCGACCATTTTTGAAAAGTTTCGTTCAGTTATTGTGAAAGCATTCCTGGTTTATGTTAGTGGCCGTAAACTGACTTCTTCTTTGCAAATCGTCACAGTATCAAAGTTTCGCAGACCCGGTAAGGAGTGGCATGTGTCCTTTTATCCACCAACACCAATTCTGAAATGCTCTTGCCAAAGAATGGAGTCAATTGGGCTTCCGTGCGAGCATATTGTTGCTGCTGGTGTAACCGACAACTGGGGTTATGTTGAGATGGCTCGCACTGCTACATTATTAGATGGATGCAGAGAAATGTGCAAATTAGCTGGTGCTTCATTAAATGATTTCACAACCACAAGAGAGCTTGTGCTGGCCCACACTGAGCGCCTGAAAGCTAAGAATAATGGAAATGAGGGACAAGACGAGGAAGATGTGCTGAACCATGATTCTGTCCTGTTGAGGAACCCTGAACCTGCCCATG AATTGGTGTTTTGTAATTGCAACTACTATGCTGCAAGTCAGGGTAATTTAATTGTGATGCATGTTTATTATTATAATGGGATTGTTTTCGATGATTATTTTGTTAATATAAAAGTTGTGACATTAGCAGGGTTCCACATTAGCGCGAAAATATTTGCTACCCAAATTCATTCACGTCAGAAGTTGGAGGTTGTTGGACTTGGTGTTCACAAACCTACAGGTGCCCAATTAACAATGAACATGGACATTGGGTCGTGGTCAATTGCCAAAGTGAATTGTCTTCAACGTAGTTATTGTTATTGCCCATGA